One Methylocapsa sp. D3K7 DNA window includes the following coding sequences:
- a CDS encoding ThiF family adenylyltransferase: protein MSQRPIDRSPDLKRLRDEGYNLQVVEAYLVVWDIPYLAAKDEIKRGILVCVLSLANDIATPPGDHTANFIGAYPCHADGSQITQIVNSENNLKVSDELTTNFYLSAKPQPSGRYENFYDKVTTYVRLISGPAQEVDQDVTANTFTLVRDDEHDEIFNYFDTASSRADIVEVNRKMCLGRVAILGHGGTGGYILDYVAKVPVREIHLFDGDLFLQHNAFRAPGAPSGDELEKQPYKVDHFYDIYSKMRKGIVPHREFMSAENLHLLEGMNFVFISMEAGTVKKAVIEKLLQLNIPFVEVGMGVYLRNNVLGGLLRTTAATAKNSDHLWGRISLSDGGVKNEYDKNIQIAELNALHAAFAVIKWKKIFGFYDDRRGEHYSTYAIGRNDTNNEDAA from the coding sequence ATGTCTCAGCGACCGATCGATCGTAGCCCCGATCTTAAGCGTCTCCGCGACGAGGGTTACAACCTTCAAGTCGTGGAGGCCTATTTGGTCGTGTGGGACATCCCCTATCTCGCCGCGAAGGACGAGATCAAACGTGGCATCTTGGTTTGCGTATTGTCCTTGGCAAACGACATCGCGACCCCGCCTGGTGATCACACTGCTAACTTCATCGGCGCATATCCGTGCCACGCCGACGGCTCGCAGATAACCCAGATCGTCAACTCGGAGAACAACCTCAAGGTCAGCGACGAGTTGACAACAAACTTCTACCTATCGGCCAAGCCACAACCGAGCGGCCGGTACGAGAATTTCTACGACAAGGTCACGACCTACGTCCGCCTAATCAGCGGGCCAGCGCAGGAAGTCGACCAGGATGTCACGGCCAATACGTTTACCCTGGTGAGGGATGATGAGCACGACGAGATTTTCAACTACTTCGACACGGCTTCAAGCCGCGCCGACATCGTCGAGGTCAATCGGAAGATGTGCCTCGGGCGCGTAGCGATTCTCGGCCACGGAGGAACCGGTGGATATATTCTTGACTATGTGGCGAAGGTGCCGGTTCGGGAAATCCACCTCTTCGACGGCGATCTATTCCTGCAACACAACGCCTTCCGGGCACCCGGTGCGCCATCGGGTGATGAACTAGAGAAGCAACCCTATAAGGTCGACCATTTTTACGACATCTATTCAAAGATGCGCAAGGGGATCGTGCCGCATCGCGAGTTCATGTCCGCGGAAAACCTGCACCTGCTAGAGGGGATGAACTTCGTCTTCATCAGCATGGAAGCCGGTACCGTGAAGAAGGCAGTGATCGAGAAGCTTCTTCAACTGAACATTCCGTTTGTCGAGGTCGGCATGGGGGTCTATCTGCGCAACAACGTGCTGGGTGGCCTCCTCCGGACAACGGCCGCCACCGCCAAGAATAGTGATCATCTTTGGGGACGGATATCGTTGTCGGATGGAGGCGTGAAAAACGAATACGATAAAAATATCCAGATCGCTGAACTGAACGCGCTGCACGCCGCATTTGCCGTGATTAAATGGAAGAAGATTTTCGGCTTCTACGATGATCGGCGCGGCGAACATTACAGCACCTACGCCATCGGTCGAAATGACACAAACAATGAGGACGCTGCATGA
- a CDS encoding ImmA/IrrE family metallo-endopeptidase — protein sequence MQVTRMDLDGTGSPMGLVGKILKAEPALTLPVPIEQLAHQLDIAEIRDLFADGFEGGLITDDARSSGFILVNHAARRGRRRFTIGHELGHFLMTTHKPPAGGFQCSRTDMRRWTDKEKGGAIRMEVEANEFAALILMPPPLWRAELAKFREPDLAQIVTLAGLFDVSKEAAARAYAQYSEEPVAVVVAKDGKIDKVYRDIARFPRLGVTTGAPMPANSLLFRAGRELNYPSSIAEARAEAWLESDWGKPPPGLYEQVFFQQNGFALIMLWAKLADEEEDDGWGEKTAKQRLQDRLAR from the coding sequence ATGCAGGTGACCCGGATGGATCTCGATGGGACCGGGTCACCGATGGGCCTGGTTGGAAAAATACTCAAGGCAGAACCCGCGCTCACTCTTCCGGTGCCGATAGAGCAACTCGCGCATCAGCTCGACATTGCCGAAATCCGCGACCTATTCGCCGACGGATTTGAGGGCGGATTGATAACGGACGACGCACGCAGTAGCGGGTTCATTTTGGTCAACCACGCCGCGCGGCGCGGCCGCCGGCGCTTCACTATCGGACACGAATTGGGGCACTTTCTCATGACTACACACAAGCCGCCGGCGGGAGGATTTCAATGTTCCCGCACCGACATGCGGCGCTGGACCGACAAGGAAAAAGGCGGTGCCATCCGAATGGAGGTCGAGGCCAACGAATTTGCGGCCTTAATTCTGATGCCGCCCCCGCTCTGGCGGGCGGAATTGGCAAAGTTCCGCGAACCCGATCTCGCCCAGATCGTTACGCTGGCGGGGCTCTTTGATGTTAGCAAGGAAGCTGCCGCCCGCGCCTACGCTCAATACAGTGAAGAACCTGTGGCCGTCGTGGTGGCGAAGGATGGCAAGATTGACAAGGTCTACCGGGACATCGCTCGCTTTCCGCGGCTGGGTGTGACCACCGGCGCTCCAATGCCAGCGAATTCCCTGTTGTTTCGCGCAGGGCGAGAGCTGAACTATCCGTCATCCATTGCGGAGGCTCGCGCAGAAGCTTGGCTCGAATCCGATTGGGGCAAGCCTCCGCCGGGGCTCTATGAGCAGGTGTTTTTCCAACAGAACGGCTTCGCCCTGATCATGCTATGGGCGAAACTTGCTGACGAGGAAGAGGACGATGGCTGGGGCGAGAAAACCGCCAAGCAGCGCCTTCAGGACCGCCTGGCGAGGTGA
- a CDS encoding IS630 family transposase (programmed frameshift), protein MPSAVKLREDYLAKELRVLARRSKNVNQSRRLLSLAAVRDGMDRRAAAKIGGMDRQTLRDWVHRFNATGPEGLIDNWTEGPAPRLSAAQLAEFATIVEAGPDREKDGVVRWRRVDLRRIIAERFGVDFHERYVGKLLKKLGFSHISARPRHPAQDEQIVEAFKKNFPRALKAHLDKLPETTPVEVWFQDEARIGQKNGLVRQWARRGTRPRQPADQRYDNAYLFGAICPARGVGAALALPYADTGMMQLHLDEISHNVAKGAHAVLLLDRAGWHTTSQLNVPENITPIFLPSRAPELNPVENIWQYLRQNWLSNTVFENYDAIIDAACAAWRKLIAQPETITSIGMREWAHVGQSL, encoded by the exons ATGCCATCAGCGGTGAAATTGCGAGAGGACTATTTGGCCAAGGAGCTTCGGGTGTTGGCCCGGCGCTCAAAGAACGTCAACCAGAGTCGCCGGCTGTTATCGCTGGCGGCAGTGCGGGACGGGATGGATCGGAGGGCGGCGGCCAAGATCGGCGGGATGGATCGGCAGACGCTGCGCGACTGGGTCCATCGCTTCAACGCCACCGGGCCAGAGGGCCTCATCGACAACTGGACAGAGGGCCCCGCGCCGCGCCTGTCAGCCGCGCAGTTGGCCGAGTTCGCGACAATCGTCGAGGCCGGGCCGGATCGTGAGAAGGATGGCGTCGTGCGTTGGCGCCGGGTGGACCTCAGGCGCATCATCGCCGAGAGGTTCGGCGTCGACTTCCACGAGCGCTACGTTGGAAAGCTTTTGAAGAAGCTCGGCTTCTCGCACATCAGCGCAAGGCCGCGCCATCCAGCCCAGGACGAACAGATCGTCGAGGCGTTCA AAAAAAACTTCCCGCGCGCGCTGAAGGCTCATCTCGACAAACTGCCAGAGACGACGCCGGTCGAAGTCTGGTTCCAGGACGAAGCCCGGATCGGCCAGAAGAATGGCCTCGTCCGCCAGTGGGCCAGGCGTGGAACGAGGCCAAGGCAGCCCGCCGACCAGCGCTACGACAACGCCTATCTGTTTGGCGCGATCTGCCCCGCCCGCGGCGTTGGGGCGGCCCTCGCGTTGCCTTATGCGGACACCGGCATGATGCAGCTCCATCTCGACGAAATCTCGCACAACGTCGCCAAGGGTGCGCATGCCGTCCTGCTGCTCGACAGGGCCGGATGGCACACCACCAGCCAGCTCAACGTGCCCGAAAACATCACGCCGATCTTCCTGCCTTCGCGCGCGCCGGAACTGAACCCGGTCGAGAACATCTGGCAGTATCTGCGTCAGAACTGGCTCTCAAACACCGTCTTCGAAAATTACGATGCCATCATCGACGCAGCCTGCGCCGCCTGGCGAAAGCTCATAGCCCAGCCTGAAACAATCACATCCATCGGGATGCGAGAATGGGCTCACGTCGGTCAGTCGCTATGA
- a CDS encoding site-specific integrase: protein MTTERTQHGANPERSTRGDPRRDLPTTPVRSVPIASWTIADRAAWERAIAPGVRLRKGGVGAHLAPVTQDDLARRYGYFIDHLIRNDRFERESHAAGQVTPDHVERFVDELRIRISSVTTAATIHKLRRAAQLLDPNRNFTWLAEIEKDFALMMRPQSKDHRIVDPDRLFEAGLTFIEEATENPGLTPLRRARQVRNGLMVALMVLCPIRLKNFAALELQASFRRVGTRWWVVLDRKVTKSGRPDERRVPRDLDAAIETYLLLYRAVLAATKTKGGVETFGSQACLVRQANTPGSGVDPLANIAGPLWLTSNGGRRMTYSAVERSLTETTCLTLGVAVSPHLFRTCAATAIYTHAGDNLNLASGVLQHIDRRVTEEHYNRATSISAARQYAEIVKNTRA from the coding sequence ATGACGACTGAAAGGACACAACATGGCGCAAATCCCGAGAGATCCACGCGCGGCGATCCGCGCCGAGATCTCCCGACGACGCCCGTACGCTCCGTGCCGATCGCAAGTTGGACGATCGCCGACCGGGCTGCGTGGGAGCGCGCGATCGCGCCTGGCGTCCGTCTGCGTAAAGGCGGGGTCGGTGCTCACCTTGCCCCTGTCACGCAGGACGATCTAGCTCGTCGCTACGGCTATTTTATCGATCATCTCATCCGCAACGATCGCTTCGAGCGTGAGTCACACGCGGCTGGACAGGTAACCCCAGACCACGTCGAACGATTCGTGGATGAATTACGCATCCGGATCAGCTCGGTCACGACGGCCGCCACCATCCACAAGCTGCGTCGAGCGGCTCAATTGCTCGATCCAAACCGCAACTTCACATGGCTTGCCGAGATCGAAAAGGATTTTGCCTTGATGATGCGGCCGCAATCCAAGGACCATCGTATTGTAGATCCTGATCGTCTTTTCGAAGCTGGGCTTACTTTCATCGAGGAGGCGACGGAAAATCCCGGTTTAACGCCGCTGCGCCGCGCAAGGCAGGTCCGCAATGGACTTATGGTCGCCCTCATGGTGCTCTGCCCGATCCGCCTTAAGAACTTTGCTGCACTCGAACTGCAAGCGAGCTTTCGAAGAGTGGGAACAAGATGGTGGGTCGTCCTCGATCGCAAGGTTACGAAGAGCGGCCGCCCTGATGAACGGCGCGTGCCACGTGACCTGGACGCTGCCATCGAAACGTATCTTTTGCTGTATCGTGCGGTTCTAGCCGCTACCAAAACTAAAGGCGGCGTCGAGACCTTCGGCTCGCAGGCTTGCCTTGTGAGACAAGCGAACACTCCGGGGTCAGGCGTCGATCCGCTGGCCAATATCGCGGGGCCGCTCTGGCTGACGTCCAATGGCGGCCGGCGCATGACTTATTCCGCCGTCGAGCGCTCTTTAACCGAGACCACCTGCCTGACGCTCGGTGTTGCGGTCAGCCCCCATCTCTTCCGGACTTGCGCTGCCACGGCGATCTACACCCACGCCGGCGACAATCTGAATCTGGCCAGCGGCGTCTTGCAGCATATCGATCGCAGGGTCACCGAAGAGCATTATAACCGTGCAACTAGCATCTCCGCTGCTCGACAATATGCCGAGATTGTGAAGAACACTCGCGCGTGA
- a CDS encoding SDR family NAD(P)-dependent oxidoreductase, whose product MKVAGSTALVTGANRGLGLAFAKVLVEMEATKVYAAARNPEAVTLLGVVPLKLDVTSDEDAVAAARVAGNINLLINNAGIARPGGFLADGAVEAAREQFEVNFVGPLRMARAFAPVLAKNGGGAIINVLSVAS is encoded by the coding sequence ATGAAGGTTGCAGGATCAACCGCCTTGGTGACGGGTGCCAACCGAGGCCTCGGCCTCGCCTTTGCCAAAGTGCTTGTGGAAATGGAGGCGACGAAGGTCTATGCTGCGGCGCGCAATCCGGAGGCGGTTACCCTATTGGGCGTCGTGCCGCTGAAACTGGACGTCACTAGTGACGAAGACGCCGTCGCTGCGGCGCGTGTAGCTGGGAACATCAACCTGCTCATCAACAATGCCGGCATCGCTAGGCCCGGCGGCTTTCTCGCCGATGGGGCGGTCGAGGCCGCGCGAGAGCAGTTTGAGGTGAACTTCGTCGGGCCGCTGCGCATGGCGCGTGCCTTCGCGCCCGTCCTGGCGAAGAACGGCGGCGGCGCGATCATCAACGTACTTTCCGTAGCAAGCTAG
- a CDS encoding site-specific integrase: MSDLSGMTLPGAVPAGREIALHEPSFEEAIAAIVADPDLPADVKNHWPCSLRRLATFLDRPIALVPARWTAVHIPASRLKPTRLGVTQKTLANHLSNVRAALAWMRQEKSVPARGMRLSRDWEALRDVCPKLPHRTRLLPLMRFCSARNIAVSAVDEAVIDSFLDYRRCTTSLAADAAARRSLARHWNDLARTVPGWPSKLLFEPPSRKAEAFPPWEAYPIGLRYEIEAYLESLTRVRRTAKGKRVPPARATTIRGRRAMLEAALRMATRIGIGMEELGSLSAFLNPAVSRQVLDAYWAKSGEEPSIFTIDLVNLFVNLARSSKCLPADKLEELDDIRADLEHYRPEGMTDKNLAAIRTFMQSDAWRELHHLPEVLMEEAVEASYSSPIKAAVRAQMAVAIAILNVAPIRRRNLGTIRLKHNLIRTGGPQTPYRLVFPNYDVKNRVKLDFPLDAELTALIDDHLSNYRPALIDCAEDLWLFPGAGKSHKLLTTLSDQITPFIEKRIGLRLTVHQFRHVSAAIILKHQPGNYELVRLLLGHRTVQVTIRNYIGLESTHASEVYGDLVQTLRQQRAGQGDDD; encoded by the coding sequence ATGAGCGATCTCAGCGGCATGACCCTTCCTGGTGCCGTTCCGGCCGGCCGCGAAATCGCGCTGCACGAGCCTTCCTTCGAGGAGGCCATCGCCGCGATCGTGGCCGACCCAGATCTGCCGGCCGACGTGAAAAACCATTGGCCGTGTTCGCTGCGCCGGCTGGCGACGTTTCTCGATCGGCCGATAGCCTTGGTGCCCGCGCGCTGGACAGCGGTCCATATTCCGGCGAGTCGGCTAAAACCCACCCGGCTTGGGGTCACCCAAAAGACGCTTGCCAATCATCTGTCGAATGTCCGGGCCGCACTTGCTTGGATGCGCCAGGAAAAGAGTGTGCCGGCCCGCGGCATGCGCCTCTCGCGTGACTGGGAGGCTTTGCGGGACGTGTGCCCAAAATTGCCCCACAGGACGCGTCTATTGCCTCTCATGCGATTTTGCTCCGCACGCAATATCGCGGTGAGTGCCGTCGACGAGGCGGTCATCGACTCTTTTTTGGATTATCGCCGGTGTACGACCTCGCTTGCGGCGGACGCTGCGGCACGGCGTTCATTGGCGCGCCATTGGAATGATCTGGCGCGGACGGTTCCCGGCTGGCCGAGTAAGCTTCTATTCGAACCACCGTCGCGCAAGGCGGAAGCGTTTCCGCCCTGGGAAGCCTATCCGATTGGCTTGCGCTACGAGATCGAGGCCTATCTCGAAAGTCTCACGCGGGTCCGCAGGACAGCCAAGGGCAAGCGAGTGCCACCGGCCAGGGCAACCACGATCCGGGGCCGCCGTGCTATGCTCGAAGCGGCGCTCAGGATGGCAACCCGGATCGGCATCGGCATGGAGGAATTGGGCTCTCTCTCCGCCTTTCTCAATCCCGCCGTCAGCCGGCAGGTCCTTGACGCCTATTGGGCCAAGAGCGGCGAAGAGCCCTCCATCTTTACGATCGACCTCGTCAATCTCTTCGTCAACCTCGCACGGAGCAGCAAATGCTTGCCGGCAGACAAGCTAGAAGAGCTCGACGACATTCGGGCCGATCTCGAACATTATCGTCCTGAAGGCATGACCGACAAGAACCTTGCCGCCATCCGCACCTTCATGCAAAGCGACGCCTGGAGGGAACTGCATCATTTACCGGAGGTTCTGATGGAAGAGGCAGTAGAGGCCTCTTATTCCTCTCCAATCAAGGCGGCGGTGCGGGCGCAAATGGCCGTTGCAATCGCTATCCTCAATGTGGCTCCGATCCGCCGCAGAAATCTCGGGACGATTCGCCTCAAGCACAATCTTATTCGAACTGGCGGACCGCAAACGCCCTACCGGCTTGTGTTTCCGAACTACGATGTGAAGAACCGGGTCAAGCTCGACTTTCCGCTCGATGCCGAGCTGACCGCGCTCATAGACGATCATCTTTCCAATTATCGTCCTGCGCTCATCGATTGCGCGGAAGATTTATGGCTGTTCCCGGGGGCGGGGAAGAGTCACAAGCTTCTCACGACGCTGAGCGACCAGATTACGCCCTTCATCGAAAAAAGGATCGGTCTGCGTCTAACCGTGCATCAGTTCCGGCACGTCTCGGCAGCGATCATCCTTAAGCACCAGCCAGGCAATTACGAACTCGTCCGCCTCTTGCTCGGCCATCGCACGGTGCAGGTCACGATCCGCAATTACATTGGTCTCGAATCCACTCATGCCAGTGAGGTCTATGGTGATCTCGTCCAGACCTTGCGTCAGCAGCGGGCGGGGCAGGGCGATGACGACTGA
- a CDS encoding multiubiquitin domain-containing protein → MNETEHTDHIRIHVDREPYYSPDPTTGAALYALGGVPEHHDLFREVSGDGEDELIERHARDVRLKLDEHFYSQKVFTIIVDTEAKEVAKNRLTFDDVVKLAFETPPSGPDILITVDYGMGPPENPHGSLRKGQSVRIKNGMVFDVSATDRS, encoded by the coding sequence ATGAACGAGACCGAACACACAGATCACATCCGCATCCACGTCGACCGTGAGCCTTATTACTCGCCCGACCCGACGACAGGCGCGGCACTCTACGCGCTGGGTGGCGTCCCCGAGCACCACGATCTCTTCCGCGAGGTGAGCGGCGACGGGGAGGACGAGCTGATCGAGCGGCATGCGCGCGATGTGCGGTTGAAGCTGGACGAACATTTCTACAGTCAAAAGGTCTTCACCATTATCGTGGATACGGAGGCCAAGGAGGTCGCTAAGAATCGCCTGACTTTCGACGACGTGGTCAAGCTGGCGTTCGAGACGCCGCCATCTGGCCCCGATATCCTAATCACGGTCGATTACGGCATGGGCCCACCGGAGAACCCGCATGGATCGCTCCGTAAGGGTCAGTCGGTGCGCATCAAGAATGGCATGGTATTCGATGTCTCAGCGACCGATCGATCGTAG
- a CDS encoding GNAT family N-acetyltransferase: protein MKGGFVIEPLGAHDRSAFSCGAAPLDRYLREQASQDVKRLMASCFVAEERATSAIAGYYTLAATSVPATDLPPDVVKRLPRYPLLPAALVGRLAVDQRFHRKGLGGALLADAALRVLKGDTKAFALIVEAKDENAITFYRLQGFHPFASRPLSLFLPIETGKIAAAGHEHAEAKK, encoded by the coding sequence GTGAAGGGCGGCTTTGTCATTGAGCCGCTCGGCGCGCATGATCGCTCGGCCTTCTCCTGCGGCGCGGCACCGCTTGACCGATATCTCCGCGAGCAAGCCTCACAAGATGTGAAGAGGCTCATGGCAAGTTGCTTCGTCGCAGAGGAACGGGCGACGAGCGCGATTGCCGGTTACTACACGCTCGCGGCGACGAGCGTTCCGGCAACTGATCTGCCGCCGGACGTGGTGAAACGCCTCCCCCGCTACCCGCTCTTGCCGGCAGCGCTCGTCGGTCGCCTGGCGGTCGATCAACGCTTTCATCGTAAGGGACTCGGTGGTGCTCTGCTTGCCGATGCGGCGCTTCGCGTGCTCAAAGGCGATACGAAGGCGTTCGCGCTCATAGTCGAAGCGAAGGACGAGAACGCCATTACCTTTTACCGGCTCCAAGGATTCCATCCGTTCGCCAGTCGTCCCCTGTCGCTGTTCCTGCCTATTGAAACCGGCAAGATAGCAGCGGCTGGGCACGAACACGCCGAGGCAAAGAAGTGA
- a CDS encoding helix-turn-helix transcriptional regulator: protein MALAARLKELRIKTRKSLQDVADEIGASKAHVWDLESARAKNPSIELLTKLAKCFNVSVADLIGENPNGVDEEPQLVAMYRELKELSEDDRKAIQSMMDHFRKRES from the coding sequence ATGGCGCTGGCGGCGAGGCTGAAAGAATTGAGGATAAAAACGCGGAAGTCCCTGCAGGATGTCGCCGATGAAATCGGAGCCTCGAAGGCTCATGTCTGGGATCTGGAGTCGGCGCGGGCGAAGAATCCGTCCATAGAACTGCTGACCAAGCTGGCGAAATGCTTCAACGTCAGCGTCGCTGATCTCATCGGCGAAAACCCCAATGGCGTCGACGAGGAGCCGCAACTGGTCGCCATGTACCGCGAGCTCAAGGAACTTTCGGAAGACGACAGAAAAGCGATCCAGTCGATGATGGACCATTTTAGGAAGCGGGAGAGCTAA
- a CDS encoding DUF6527 family protein, which translates to MKHPRQIAFEFVNVVPATREDGKLYISIKYRTAIHSCFCGCGMKGVTPSGRPAGG; encoded by the coding sequence ATGAAGCATCCGCGCCAGATCGCCTTCGAGTTTGTCAACGTTGTCCCTGCGACGCGCGAGGATGGGAAGCTTTACATCTCGATCAAATACCGGACAGCCATTCACAGCTGTTTCTGCGGTTGTGGAATGAAGGGGGTGACACCCTCCGGCCGACCGGCTGGCGGCTAA
- a CDS encoding type II toxin-antitoxin system RelE/ParE family toxin, translated as MVTFMLPYGVLELRYYLAVDGKSPFEEWFSGLDAAAGAKVSVALARVEQGNLSNAKGVGEGLLEYRINWGPGYRVYFGRDGEVLVILLTGGTKKRQQRDIEQAKALWADYKRRRKPPAR; from the coding sequence ATGGTAACCTTTATGTTACCTTATGGTGTGCTTGAACTGCGCTACTACCTGGCCGTCGATGGGAAAAGCCCGTTCGAAGAATGGTTCTCCGGCCTGGATGCCGCAGCGGGGGCGAAAGTGTCCGTGGCCCTCGCGCGGGTGGAGCAAGGCAATCTCTCGAACGCCAAAGGCGTGGGCGAGGGGCTGCTCGAGTACCGGATCAATTGGGGGCCGGGATATAGGGTATATTTCGGGCGCGACGGCGAGGTGCTGGTAATCCTGCTGACCGGCGGCACCAAGAAGCGCCAGCAACGCGACATCGAACAGGCGAAGGCCTTGTGGGCGGATTACAAGCGTCGGCGAAAACCGCCGGCGCGATGA
- a CDS encoding ArdC-like ssDNA-binding domain-containing protein, translating into MTKERFDIHQHITDKIVAAIERGAGDFRLPWHRSASSIMRPVNIASKKAYRGVNVVALWAYAEEFGYSSGTLGTYKQWTEAGAQVRKGEKAAFVVFYKELEFAADPESGDAETATRLFARATPVFAAEQVDGYQVPVIDPLPATDITPIEQAEAFVAATGVTIHHGGSRAFSRPSTDSIQLPPREAFISTRKSTPAETPIFASPTSVALKEIFTAASKASEAAAFFAALPST; encoded by the coding sequence ATGACCAAAGAACGCTTCGATATTCACCAGCACATCACCGACAAGATCGTCGCCGCGATCGAGCGCGGCGCGGGAGACTTCCGCCTGCCCTGGCATCGCTCCGCCAGCAGCATTATGCGCCCTGTCAACATTGCGTCGAAGAAAGCCTATCGCGGCGTCAATGTCGTGGCGCTCTGGGCCTATGCCGAGGAATTCGGTTACAGCTCCGGCACCTTGGGCACATACAAGCAATGGACAGAGGCCGGCGCTCAAGTACGAAAGGGCGAGAAAGCCGCCTTCGTCGTCTTCTACAAGGAGCTTGAATTCGCCGCGGATCCTGAGAGCGGTGACGCCGAGACGGCCACCCGCCTCTTCGCCCGCGCAACGCCGGTCTTCGCCGCCGAACAGGTGGATGGCTATCAGGTTCCGGTCATCGACCCCCTGCCCGCGACGGACATCACGCCGATCGAGCAGGCCGAGGCTTTCGTCGCCGCGACCGGCGTAACTATCCATCATGGCGGCAGCCGGGCGTTCTCTCGTCCCTCGACGGACAGCATTCAGCTTCCCCCACGCGAAGCCTTCATCAGCACCCGGAAGAGCACGCCGGCGGAAACGCCGATCTTCGCATCACCGACGAGCGTCGCGCTGAAGGAGATCTTCACCGCCGCTTCGAAGGCATCCGAGGCCGCCGCGTTCTTCGCGGCTCTTCCGAGCACGTGA
- a CDS encoding tyrosine-type recombinase/integrase, producing the protein MPAPASRPPGATSNSSPNPNTRRAYARACSQFFAWCEGRGLTLTTIRPFDVATYIETLQQTHSAPGVKQQLAAVRMLFDWLITGQVVPANPASAVRGPKHVVKTGKTPVLDGKEWRKLLAAIPTDTVRDLRDRALIATLTYSFARIGAALKMKVEDLRPKGAGWELRLHEKGGKHHVMPCHHSLAEALRAYIDAAGIAEDRKGWLFRTSRGHAATALSDDPMTQPDAWLMMRRRGRHSRADRQSLVSGDRHHGVPC; encoded by the coding sequence TTGCCGGCGCCGGCGAGCCGGCCGCCTGGCGCTACATCGAATTCTTCACCAAACCCGAACACGCGCCGGGCTTACGCGCGGGCCTGTAGTCAATTCTTCGCCTGGTGCGAAGGCCGCGGGCTGACGCTGACGACGATCCGGCCGTTCGATGTCGCCACCTATATCGAGACGCTTCAGCAGACCCATTCGGCGCCAGGCGTGAAGCAGCAGCTCGCCGCCGTGCGGATGCTGTTCGATTGGCTCATCACCGGCCAGGTGGTGCCGGCAAACCCGGCTTCGGCCGTGCGCGGCCCGAAGCACGTGGTGAAAACCGGCAAGACGCCGGTGCTCGACGGCAAGGAGTGGCGAAAACTGCTCGCCGCGATCCCGACAGACACGGTACGGGATCTGCGGGATAGGGCGCTGATTGCCACCCTCACTTATTCCTTCGCGCGCATTGGCGCGGCGCTGAAAATGAAGGTCGAAGACCTCCGCCCGAAAGGTGCCGGGTGGGAACTTCGATTGCACGAGAAAGGTGGCAAGCATCACGTCATGCCCTGTCATCACTCGCTCGCCGAGGCGCTGCGCGCCTATATCGACGCGGCCGGCATCGCCGAGGACCGCAAAGGCTGGTTGTTCCGGACATCGCGCGGCCACGCGGCGACCGCCCTTTCCGATGACCCAATGACGCAGCCGGATGCTTGGCTCATGATGCGCCGCCGCGGTCGGCATTCACGCGCCGATCGGCAATCACTCGTTTCGGGCGACCGGCATCACGGCGTACCTTGCTAA
- a CDS encoding transcriptional regulator, with the protein MALTRSFKELVQKRIASDPAFGDALLREGIDTMLAGDIDTGKSILRDYIKATVGFEKLGEVTGTQPKSLIRMFGPRGNPQARNLFGIIGYLQKQAGVELHVK; encoded by the coding sequence ATGGCACTGACACGAAGTTTCAAAGAGCTGGTGCAGAAGCGGATTGCAAGCGATCCCGCCTTCGGTGACGCGTTGCTGCGCGAAGGCATCGACACCATGCTCGCCGGCGATATTGACACCGGCAAGTCAATCCTCCGCGACTATATCAAGGCGACCGTCGGCTTCGAGAAGCTCGGCGAGGTAACCGGCACGCAGCCGAAAAGCCTTATCCGCATGTTCGGCCCGCGGGGCAATCCGCAGGCCCGCAATCTTTTCGGCATCATTGGCTACCTGCAGAAACAGGCGGGCGTCGAGCTCCACGTGAAGTAG
- a CDS encoding DUF1778 domain-containing protein: MTQESNRTARIEARIAPDALAVVKRAAEITGRSVSDFVVAAAQDAANRTIEETQIIRLSVEDQRAFAEAILNPPNPTPALRRAFRRHRELIHESR; the protein is encoded by the coding sequence ATGACCCAGGAATCGAACCGCACGGCCCGCATCGAAGCGCGTATAGCGCCCGATGCGCTCGCCGTCGTCAAACGCGCCGCCGAAATCACCGGTCGCAGCGTCAGCGATTTCGTTGTCGCCGCCGCGCAGGACGCCGCCAACCGTACGATCGAGGAGACGCAAATCATCCGCCTCTCGGTCGAGGATCAACGCGCCTTTGCGGAAGCGATCCTTAATCCTCCCAATCCGACACCGGCCCTCCGCCGCGCCTTTCGCCGTCACCGTGAATTGATTCACGAGTCGCGGTGA